The following coding sequences are from one Polyodon spathula isolate WHYD16114869_AA chromosome 7, ASM1765450v1, whole genome shotgun sequence window:
- the LOC121317866 gene encoding cis-aconitate decarboxylase-like, whose protein sequence is MWTLRVSLKEGGVLEPVGRWVSSFREPRHFSCLRLLHKSTVEVQERPAPEETVTSSFGGFIHLVHPGQLSDTVLHRSKRMILDSIGVGLLGSSSQVFELALQHCQQMYAPDYTSSVFGRRNTRLSPSLAAFVNGVAVHSMDFDDTWHPATHPSGAVLPALLAVAQMLPGNAKPSGMDLLLAFNVGIEIQGRLMRFSNEAQNIPNRFHPPTVVGPLGSAAACSSLLSLDRSQCSNALAIAASLAGAPMANAATQSKPLHIGNAARLGLEAALLASRGLEASPLILDSTPGCAGFNAFYNDYLPRALPSPVEQDPCFLLEDQDIAFKRFPAHLGMHWVADAACSVRELLVNTVGGFHPSMIQSILLRIPLSKYINRPFPECEHQARHSFQYNACTALLDGEVSVQSFSSAFLDRPELLSLLSRVQVEHPQDNPANFNKMYAEVLVTLTSGDVLKGRCDTFYGHWRKPLSHDSLLKKFRANAGAVLPGERVEAIIDTVENIEDMQDCSHLTMHLE, encoded by the exons ATGTGGACTTTAAGAG TTTCACTCAAAGAAGGAGGGGTTTTAGAACCTGTTGGACGATGGGTATCCAG tttcagaGAACCAAGGCACTTTTCCTGCCTGCGACTTCTACATAAATCTACAGTtgaag TGCAGGAAAGGCCTGCTCCAGAGGAGACAGTCACCAGCAGTTTTGGAGGGTTCATCCACTTGGTGCACCCAGGCCAGCTGTCAGACACTGTGCTGCACCGCAGTAAGAGGATGATCCTGGACAGCATTGGGGTGGGGCTCCTGGGAAGCAGCTCCCAAGTCTTCGAGCTGGCTCTGCAGCACTGCCAG CAAATGTATGCTCCAGATTACACCAGTTCAGTCTTTGGACGAAGGAACACAAGACTCTCTCCGAGTCTGGCAGCGTTTGTCAATGGAGTAGCG GTTCATTCAATGGACTTCGATGATACCTGGCACCCAGCCACACACCCCTCAGGGGCGGTCCTTCCTGCCCTGCTTGCTGTTGCTCAGATGTTGCCTGGCAACGCCAAGCCCAGTGGGATGGACCTTCTGTTAGCCTTCAATGTGGGCATTGAGATTCAGGGCCGGCTCATGAGGTTCTCCAACGAAGCCCAAAACATCCCCAACAG GTTCCATCCCCCGACTGTGGTGGGCCCTCTGGGTAGTGCTGCTGCCTGCTCCAGTCTGCTCTCCCTGGATCGCTCGCAGTGCTCAAATGCCCTGGCGATTGCTGCCTCGCTGGCAGGGGCTCCCATGGCCAATGCTGCTACTCAATCCAAGCCTCTTCACATTGGGAACGCAGCCCGACTCGGCCTAGAGGCGGCATTGCTGGCATCCCGGGGCCTGGAAGCCAGCCCGCTGATCCTGGACTCGACCCCAGGCTGCGCTGGTTTTAATGCCTTCTACAATGACTACCTGCCACGGGCACTGCCTTCCCCGGTGGAACAGGATCCCTGTTTCCTGCTGGAGGACCAGGACATAGCCTTCAAGCGCTTCCCTGCACACCTGGGCATGCACTGGGTTGCAGATGCAGCATGCTCAGTGCGAGAGCTTTTGGTCAACACCGTAGGGGGGTTCCACCCCTCTATGATCCAGAGCATCCTACTGAGAATCCCCCTCTCCAAGTATATCAACCGGCCCTTCCCTGAATGCGAGCACCAGGCCCGACACTCCTTCCAGTACAACGCCTGCACTGCTCTGCTGGACGGCGAGGTCAGTGTCCAATCCTTCAGCTCAGCCTTCCTGGACCGCCCCGAGCTGCTCAGCCTCCTGAGCAGAGTACAGGTCGAGCACCCCCAGGACAACCCTGCCAATTTCAATAAGATGTACGCAGAGGTGCTGGTGACCCTCACATCAGGCGATGTCTTGAAAGGTCGTTGTGACACCTTTTATGGACACTGGAGGAAGCCACTGAGTCATGACAGTCTGCTGAAAAAGTTCCGGGCCAACGCTGGGGCAGTCCTGCCAGGAGAGAGGGTGGAGGCCATCATTGATACTGTGGAGAACATAGAAGACATGCAAGACTGCTCCCACCTCACCATGCACTTGGAGTGA
- the LOC121318731 gene encoding uncharacterized protein LOC121318731: protein MASANEFAAMFYGEPGVLGLLANGISAFLVLLQNFNGAQTGVPSQGVEHILAGVQLILIGGVTQLLAGLLSFRKYDHLSGTSFIAFAALWGSYGSTRIVLGAFPPSINSTNTTDQLYPANSTFQNPELATPPIGQSAIAGLIAYISISFILSFCSATVNYIMPFVFGAITLTLVFEAVGLVGVWALVVSGVLELVILMCALYGAAALLLKGVTQRYILKGFGTPLFDVLLLGTANNSNSQKIGEEKKKNTKYAEPMALGYLCDTISPFIFAFFCFGYLPSFFVGTIWVTINAFSQLFSSYYAYLRKDVYHTTKFCLHSTYWLVKSWEEFVLSVLIEREGAVSGRERMVGDWFFLATTIVLCLMSLNMDVLEVAHNLLFLLLTVSTISQIPLGDYYIFFGVICSLFTALSLYGTFARLINSIGEKTLIPVGVQPLSTEKLQDVLGLIKRCWVKHQDLPRSTVTQLPDALFYVTNGIAALSAIHSQDVHPTFLHLTIPWVLIPGAIIQVYVSRLDIQEGRRFGPIIPTCYAAIWATWTWYRFSGVLLGISTDFAGGFTAGAIAFLVLNGFLMLTGAYVNVVLLLLTLVMEVIMVCFLLSTLGRLPYQLEIAMLAIFSLICLYGTLASLANSIFTKELLPLGPPLLKATQEKADKTPPPPPCSIATSIKTSGLLSISKLLDAGGVCGIPTDTVYALAASCKHPQAIEKIYNIKDRPQEKPICICISNLEQLSTAKPPFSPLLWEFMRNVYPGGISCIVKKGEWLNKLGVGPAYDRVGTKESIMIRVPDHTVTAHLCNMTGPLAITSANPSGEPDSTHHDMVITRLGHKISGVLCDGESNEAVGSTVVNCLKIDEGTITIIREGCFPAAQVRHIFEKVKNSME from the exons ATGGCGAGTGCAAATGAATTTGCGGCCATGTTCTATGGAGAGCCTGGGGTCCTGGGCCTCCTGGCCAATGGAATCAGTGCTTTCCTTGTTCTTCTGCAGAACTTCAATGGAGCACAGACTGGTGTACCATCCCAGGGAGTTGAGCACATTTTGGCTG GTGTTCAACTGATTCTGATCGGTGGGGTAACTCAGCTGTTGGCTGGGCTCCTATCCTTCCGGAAGTACGATCACCTAAGTGGGACATCCTTCATCGCATTTGCTGCTCTCTGGGGAAGCTATGGGTCTACCCGTATAGTCCTGGGTGCCTTTCCACCTTCTATTAACAGCACCAACACCACTGACCAGCTATACCCGGCCAACAGCACTTTTCAAAATCCAGAATTGGCTACGCCACCAATCGGTCAGTCTGCTATTGCAGGGCTAATCGCTTACATTTCCATCTCCTTTATCCTGTCCTTCTGTTCTGCCACTGTAAACTACATCATGCCTTTTGTCTTTGGGGCCATCACCCTGACCCTGGTCTTTGAGGCAGTGGGGCTTGTCGGGGTGTGGGCTCTAGTGGTCTCCGGGGTACTGGAGCTGGTGATCCTCATGTGTGCGCTTTATGGAGCAGCAGCCTTGCTCCTGAAAGGTGTCACCCAACGTTACATCCTCAAGGGCTTTGGGACCCCCCTTTTCGATGTGCTGCTACTGGGGACGGCCAACAACAGCAACTCCCAAAAAATAggggaagaaaagaagaagaacaCCAAATATGCTGAACCCATGGCACTTGGCTACCTGTGCGACACAATCTCCCCTTTCATCTTTGCCTTCTTCTGCTTTGGCTACTTGCCTTCCTTCTTTGTGGGCACCATTTGGGTCACTATCAATGCCTTCTCCCAGCTTTTCTCCAGTTACTATGCCTACCTCCGAAAAGACGTCTACCACACAACCAAGTTTTGTCTGCACAGCACCTACTGGCTGGTGAAGTCATGGGAGGAGTTTGTTCTGTCAGTTCTCATCGAAAGAGAGGGAGCGGTCAGCGGGCGAGAAAGGATGGTTGGTGACTGGTTCTTCCTAGCGACCACAATTGTTCTCTGCTTGATGTCACTCAACATGGATGTGCTAGAGGTGGCCCATAACTTGCTATTCCTCCTGCTTACGGTATCCACAATCTCCCAGATCCCATTGGGGGACTACTACATCTTCTTTGGGGTGATCTGCAGCTTGTTCACAGCCCTGTCTCTCTATGGTACCTTTGCCCGACTCATCAATTCTATAGGGGAGAAGACCTTGATCCCTGTTGGGGTGCAGCCACTATCCACAGAGAAGCTACAGGATGTCCTGGGACTCATCAAACGGTGCTGGGTGAAACATCAAGACCTCCCTCGCAGCACCGTCACACAGCTACCTGATGCCCTTTTCTATGTGACCAATGGTATTGCTGCCCTCTCTGCCATCCACAGCCAGGATGTGCACCCCACCTTCCTCCATCTCACCATCCCCTGGGTACTGATCCCTGGAGCAATTATCCAGGTTTACGTGAGCCGACTGGACATCCAGGAGGGAAGGCGCTTTGGGCCCATTATCCCAACCTGCTATGCTGCCATCTGGGCTACCTGGACCTGGTATCGGTTTTCAG GTGTGCTGCTTGGCATTTCTACTGATTTTGCCGGTGGATTCACAGCTGGAGCTATAGCATTCTTGGTACTTAATGGCTTCCTAATGCTTACAG GTGCCTATGTAAATGTTGTGCTGCTGTTGCTGACTCTTGTCATGGAGGTGATTATGGTGTGTTTCCTGCTCTCCACACTGGGCAGACTGCCTTACCAACTGGAAA TTGCGATGCTGGCCATCTTCTCTCTGATCTGTTTGTATGGTACTCTGGCCTCCCTTGCAAATTCCATCTTCACAAAGGAGCTGCTGCCTCTTGGGCCCCCATTGCTGAAG GCTACACAGGAAAAAGCAGACAAaactccccctcctcctccttgttCCATTGCCACCTCAATAAAGACCAGTGGgctactgagcatctcaaaactCCTGGATGCCGGTGGGGTCTGTGGTATTCCCACCGATACTGTGTACGCATTGGCAGCATCCTGCAAACACCCACAGGCTATAGAGAAGATCTACAATATCAAG GATCGCCCACAGGAGAAGCCCATCTGTATCTGCATCTCCAACCTGGAGCAGCTGTCAACCGCCAAGCCCCCCTTCAGCCCCCTGCTCTGGGAGTTCATGAGGAATGTCTACCCAGGAGGCATCAGCTGCATTGTCAAGAAGGGCGAGTGGCTCAATAAGCTAG GAGTTGGGCCAGCCTATGACAGAGTGGGGACCAAAGAAAGCATCATGATCCGAGTCCCTGACCATACAGTGACCGCCCATCTGTGCAATATGACTGGCCCACTGGCCATCACTTCAGCCAATCCAAGTGGAGAGCCTGATAGCACACACCATGACATGGTGATAAC GCGCCTCGGGCACAAAATCAGTGGGGTTCTGTGTGACGGAGAATCAAATGAAGCGGTCGGTTCCACTGTGGTCAACTGTTTGAAGATAGATGAAG